Below is a genomic region from Oryzias melastigma strain HK-1 linkage group LG7, ASM292280v2, whole genome shotgun sequence.
caaaacacccATTAGCTCTACAATACACGATTCACGATCCATCAGATTTTAGGTTTCCCACCCCCATGAGATGTCCAATGGTGACGGAGAAGCCGATGGAGAGAGCGGCGGATCCCAGACGGCCGTTTCGTCTCTCATCGGTTACGGCAAAGATGCAGATGACAAGCTGCATGGTGAGGAAGACCTCCACCGTGGTGGCCATGCCCAGACTGATGCCCGGCTGCAGCTGGAGACACAGTGAAGGGACACTTCTGAGACCGTCGGTATGTAGGAGGAAATCTGACATTTCGGtgctaaaaacaccagaatCTTACCATGTTCATGGCCATGTTGCCCCTCATGTTGCCAGGTGTGACCCCGTACAGCACAGCAGCCCCCGCCACAGCGCCCATGCACTGGGCGGCAATGTAGAAAATGGCCCGGAAGAGAGACATCTGTGAGCCGACCAGGTAGGCGAAGGTGACGGCGGGGTTGATGTGTCCGCCGCTGATGTGGCCGATGGACTGGATGAGGGTGGCGGCCGCCAGCCCGAAGCACAGGGCCACGTGGAGGACGTGGTGAGGCCCCGTGGTCCAGCGCAGGGCGGCGCCCATGccgaaaaacacaaagaacatgGTCCCGAAGAACTCTGCGAAGACTGCCCGCCAAAAATTCATGGACCGGAACTCCCACATGGTGGCGTTTGGAGGATGGCTCTCAACCAGACGACGAAGAGGGTTCTTCCGAAATAAATCACCTTCAAGGCCTTAATAGGAGAAAAACCTCAGAGTTTGGCGTCAGCGGCTTTGGCTGACCAAAAGCGCCCAGATTAGGTCAATTTTTTCCTAAACTGAACTATTTGGGGAAACTCAGTTCAGTTGCCACCTGTGTCCACCTGTCGGATAGACATAGGTGTGAATTGAAGTGGGCGGAGGTCTAAGTCGTCAAGAGGAGGTGGGCATCAATGCTGACGGGGGGATTCTGAGG
It encodes:
- the mipb gene encoding major intrinsic protein of lens fiber b — its product is MWEFRSMNFWRAVFAEFFGTMFFVFFGMGAALRWTTGPHHVLHVALCFGLAAATLIQSIGHISGGHINPAVTFAYLVGSQMSLFRAIFYIAAQCMGAVAGAAVLYGVTPGNMRGNMAMNMLQPGISLGMATTVEVFLTMQLVICIFAVTDERRNGRLGSAALSIGFSVTIGHLMGMYYTGAGMNPARSFAPAVIFRNFINHWVYWVGPMIGGAMGALLYDFMLFPRMRGLSERLATLKGSRPPESETQQETRGEPIELKTQAL